In the genome of Cyclopterus lumpus isolate fCycLum1 chromosome 19, fCycLum1.pri, whole genome shotgun sequence, one region contains:
- the LOC117748343 gene encoding oocyte zinc finger protein XlCOF6-like — translation MKEDPEPLHIKKEEPEPLCMKEDPEPLCMKEDPEPLCMKEDPEPLCMKEEPEPLCMKEDPEPLCMKEDPEPLQMKEEPEPLQMKEEPEPLQMKEEPEPLQMKEEPEPLYMKEEQEPLHMKEEPEPLQMKEEPEPLQMKEEPEPLQMKEEPEPLQMKEEPEPLQMKEEPEPLYMKEEPEPLQMKEEPEPLYMKEEQEPLQMKEEPEPLYVKEEPEPLQMKEEPEPLYMKEEPEPLQMKEEPEPLQMKEEPEPLYMKEEPEPLYMKEEQEPLQMKEEPEPLYVKEEPEPLQMKEEPEPLYVKEEPEPLYMKEEQEPLYMKEEPEPLQMKEHLWTGLEGEQLTVLQEADLTKVSFTVVTVKSEDDKPQTSRLHQSQTEDNREAEPPAGSSATPITTETDGEDCGGSGPVRNLNPHRHSHPNADDEKASGSSETEVFYVEWHEALSDSGPESEDGDKVRKETREPFSFFKCSKRFYYKGFLQKHMMCHFGKMSSNCLVRKKCFRENQKKESWPRGLTGEKPFSCDVCGKGFTRKGNQTIHMRVHTGENLFSCNVCGKGFTRKGNQTIHMRVHTGENLFSCDVCGKRFTQQGVLKRHMRFHTGEKLFSCDVCGKRFTEQGDLKRHMRVHTGEKPFSCDVCGKRFTQQGVIKTHMRVHTGEKPFSCDVCGKRFTDHGTLKRHMRVHTGEKPFSCDVCGKRFTQQGVIKTHKRVHTGEKPFSCDVCGKRLTLHGSLKIHMRVHTGEKPFSCDVCGKRFTQQKNLKRHMRVHTGEKPFSCDVCGKGFARQGCLRRHSWVHTGEKPFSCDVCGKGFATQGGLKRHTRVHT, via the coding sequence ATGaaagaggacccagagcccctccacataaaaaaagaggagccggagcccctcTGCATGAAAGAGGACCCGGAGCCCCTCTGCATGAAAGAGGACCCGGAGCCCCTCTGCATGAAAGAGGACCCGGAGCCCCTCTGCATGAAAGAGGAACCGGAGCCCCTCTGCATGAAAGAGGACCCGGAGCCCCTCTGCATGAAAGAGGACCCGGAGCCCCTCCAGATgaaagaggagccggagcccctcCAGATGAAAGAGGAACCGGAGCCCCTCCAGATGAAAGAGGAACCGGAGCCCCTCCAGATgaaagaggagccggagcccctctacatgaaagaggagcaggagcccCTCCACATgaaagaggagccggagcccctccagatgaaagaggagccggagcccctcCAGATGAAAGAGGAACCGGAGCCCCTCCAGATgaaagaggagccggagcccctcCAGATGAAAGAGGAACCGGAGCCCCTCCAGATGAAAGAGGAACCGGAGCCCCTCTACATgaaagaggagccggagcccctcCAGATGAAAGAGGAACCGGAGCCCCTCTACatgaaagaggagcaggagcccctccagatgaaagaggagccggagcccctcTACGTAaaagaggagccggagcccctccagatgaaagaggagccggagcccctctacatgaaagaggagccggagcccctccagatgaaagaggagccggagcccctccagatgaaagaggagccggagcccctcTACATGAAAGAGGAACCGGAGCCCCTCTACatgaaagaggagcaggagcccctccagatgaaagaggagccggagcccctctacgtgaaagaggagccggagcccctccagatgaaagaggagccggagcccctctacgtgaaagaggagccggagcccctctacatgaaagaggagcaggagcccCTCTACATgaaagaggagccggagcccctcCAGATGAAAGAGCATCTCTGGACCGGTCTAGAGGGAGAGCAGCTTACGGTGCTGCAGGAGGCCGATCTCACCAAGGTCTCATTCactgttgttactgtgaagagtgaagatgacAAACCTCAGACCTCACGGCTTCATCAAAGCCAGACGGAGGACAACAGAGAGGCGGAGCCTCCAGCCGGCAGCTCAGCTACACCGATAACAACAGAAActgatggagaggactgtggaggTTCAGGACCAGTCAGGAACCTAAATCCACATCGTCATTCACATCCAAATGCTGATGATGAAAAGGCTTCAGGATCTTCTGAGACAGAAGTCTTTTATGTTGAATGGCATGAAGCTTTGTCAGATTCTGGACCTGAAAGTGAAGACGGGGACAAAGTCCGGAAGGAGACCAGGGAACCCTTCAGCTTCTTCAAGTGTAGTAAACGGTTTTACTACAAGGGGTTTCTGCAGAAACACATGATGTGTCATTTTGGAAAAATGTCCTCCAACTGTTTGGTTAGAAAGAAATGTTTCAGAGAGAATCAAAAGAAAGAATCTTGGCCAAGGGGTCtaacaggagagaaaccattcagctgTGATGTTTGTGGCAAAGGATTTACAAGAAAGGGAAACCAGACTATACACATGagggtccacacaggagagaaccTATTCAGTTGTAATGTTTGTGGAAAAGGATTTACAAGAAAGGGAAACCAGACTATACACATGagggtccacacaggagagaacctatttagttgtgatgtttgtgggaaaagatttacaCAACAGGGAGTtctaaagagacacatgagattccacacaggagagaaactattcagttgtgatgtttgtgggaaaagatttacaGAACAGGGAGAtctaaagagacacatgagggtccacacaggagagaaaccattcagttgtgatgtttgtgggaaaagatttacaCAACAGGGAGTtataaagacacacatgagggttcacacaggagagaaaccattcagttgtgatgtttgtgggaaaagatttacaGACCATGGAACtctaaagagacacatgagggtccacacaggagagaaaccattcagttgtgatgtttgtgggaaaagatttacaCAACAGGGAGTTATAAAGACACACAAgagagtccacacaggagagaaaccattcagttgtgatgtttgtgggaaaagattgaCATTACATGGAAGTCTGAAGATACACATgagagtccacacaggagagaaaccattcagttgtgatgtttgtgggaaaagatttacacaacagaaaaatctgaagagacacatgagggtccacacaggagagaaaccattcagttgtgatgtttgtgggaaaggATTTGCAAGGCAAGGTTGTCTAAGGAGACACTCATGGGTCCACacgggagagaaaccattcagttgtgatgtttgtgggaaaggATTTGCAACACAGGGGGGTCTAAAGAGACACACGAGAGTCCACACATGA
- the LOC117748368 gene encoding zinc finger protein 32-like, which translates to MYRACAARRSPPVLVAMSRGETLRLLVKQRVHAVVEEAFGLLDTLTAAYEDSVCALREQERLTSDVQQLFVIKADVPPEYQDQDQVNTKEDPEHLWTGLEGEQLTVLQEADLTKISFTVVTVKSEDDKPQTSRLHQSQTEDNREAEPPAGSSATPITTETDGEDCGGSGPVRNLNPHRHSHPNADDEKASESSETEVIDGDWQEPLSDSGPESEDRDKVRKETREPDSAAHALKYKEALLSHVGCNTGKKSNASRSKGLTKDKSISCDVCGKTFTAQGSLKLHMRIHSGEKPFSCDVCGKRFIRQGILKKHIRVHTGETPFGCDVCGKRFNEQGNLRRHTRGHTGEKPFSCDVCGKRFPEQGSLKNHMRVHTGEKPFSCDVCGKRFNVKRNLRRHIRGHTGEKPFSCDVCGKKYILHAHLKRHMRVHTG; encoded by the exons ATGTACCGCGCATGCGCTGCTCGCCGCTCTCCTCCTGTGTTGGTCGCCATGTCTCGAGGAGAAACGCTGAGACTGTTGGTGAAGCAGCGAGTCCACGCGGTCGTTGAAGAGGCTTTTGGGCTGTTGGACACATTAACAGCAGCTTATGAGGACTCCGTTTGTGCTCTAAGAGAACAGGAGCGACTCACATCAG ATgtccagcagctgtttgtgATTAAAGCAGATGTCCCCCCTGAgtaccaggaccaggaccaggtcaACACGAAAGAGGACCCGGAGCATCTCTGGACCGGTCTAGAGGGAGAGCAGCTTACGGTGCTGCAGGAGGCCGATCTCACCAAGATCTCATTCactgttgttactgtgaagagtgaagatgacAAACCTCAGACCTCACGGCTTCATCAAAGCCAGACGGAGGACAACAGAGAGGCGGAGCCTCCAGCCGGCAGCTCAGCTACACCGATAACAACAGAAActgatggagaggactgtggaggTTCAGGACCAGTCAGGAACCTAAATCCACATCGTCATTCACATCCAAATGCTGATGATGAAAAGGCTTCAGAATCTTCTGAAACTGAAGTCATTGATGGTGATTGGCAAGAACCGTTGTCAGATTCTGGACCTGAAAGTGAAGACAGGGACAAAGTCCGGAAGGAGACCAGGGAACCTGATTCTGCTGCACATGCCCTGAAATATAAGGAAGCCCTTTTGAGTCATGTGGGATGTAACACTGGCAAGAAATCCAATGCATCACGGTCAAAAGGGCTCACAAAGGACAAATCAatcagttgtgatgtttgtggaaaGACATTTACAGCACAGGGAAGTCTGAAGTTGCACATGAGAATCCACTcgggagagaaaccatttagttgtgatgtttgtgggaaaagatttatACGTCAGGGGATTTTGAAGAAACACATCagagtccacacaggagagacaccatttggttgtgatgtttgtgggaaaagattcaATGAACAGGGAAATCTGAGGAGACACACAAGAggccacacaggagagaaaccattcagttgtgatgtttgtgggaaaagatttcCAGAACAAGGGAGTCTGAAGAATCACATgagagtccacacaggagagaaaccattcagttgtgatgtttgtgggaaaagattcaATGTTAAGAGAAATCTGAGGAGACACATAAGAggccacacaggagagaaaccattcagttgtgatgtttgtgggaaaaaatacatattacatGCACATCTGAAGAGACACATGAGAGTCCACACAGGATAG